In Saimiri boliviensis isolate mSaiBol1 chromosome 12, mSaiBol1.pri, whole genome shotgun sequence, one genomic interval encodes:
- the NKX6-2 gene encoding homeobox protein Nkx-6.2: MDTNRPGAFVLSSAPLAALHNMAEMKTSLFPYALQGPAGFKAPALGSLGAQLPLGTPHGISDILGRPVSAAGGGLLGGLPRLNGLASSAGVYFGPAAAVARGYPKPLAELPGRPPIFWPGVVQGAPWRDPRLAGPAPAGGVLDKDGKKKHSRPTFSGQQIFALEKTFEQTKYLAGPERARLAYSLGMTESQVKVWFQNRRTKWRKRHAAEMASAKKKQDSDAEKLKVGGSDAEDDNEYNRPLDPNSDDEKISRLLKKHKPSNLALVSPCGGGAGDAL, translated from the exons aTGGACACTAACCGCCCGGGCGCGTTCGTGCTGAGCAGTGCCCCGCTGGCCGCGCTGCACAACATGGCCGAGATGAAGACGTCGCTGTTCCCCTACGCGCTGCAGGGCCCGGCCGGCTTCAAGGCGCCCGCTCTGGGCAGTCTGGGCGCGCAGCTCCCGCTTGGGACCCCGCACGGCATCAGCGACATCCTGGGCCGGCCGGTGAGCGCGGCGGGCGGGGGCCTCCTGGGCGGCCTGCCCCGACTCAACGGGCTCGCCTCGTCCGCCGGCGTCTACTTCGGGCCCGCGGCCGCCGTGGCGCGCGGCTACCCCAAGCCCCTGGCCGAGCTGCCCGGGCGCCCGCCCATCTTCTGGCCCGGCGTGGTGCAGGGCGCGCCCTGGAGAGACCCGCGTCTGGCCGGCCCAG CCCCGGCCGGCGGGGTCCTGGACAAGGACGGGAAGAAGAAGCACTCGCGCCCGACCTTCTCGGGCCAGCAGATCTTCGCGCTGGAGAAAACCTTCGAGCAGACCAAGTACCTGGCGGGCCCGGAGCGCGCGCGTCTCGCCTACTCGCTGGGCATGACCGAGAGCCAGGTGAAG GTGTGGTTCCAGAACCGCCGGACCAAGTGGCGCAAGCGGCACGCGGCGGAGATGGCGTCGGCCAAGAAGAAGCAGGACTCGGACGCCGAGAAGCTGAAGGTGGGCGGCTCGGACGCGGAGGACGACAACGAATACAACCGGCCCCTGGACCCCAACTCGGACGACGAGAAAATCTCGCGGCTGCTCAAGAAGCACAAACCCTCGAACTTGGCGCTGGTCAGCCCgtgcggcggcggcgcgggggaCGCCTTGTGA